The Manihot esculenta cultivar AM560-2 chromosome 11, M.esculenta_v8, whole genome shotgun sequence genome includes a region encoding these proteins:
- the LOC110626004 gene encoding uncharacterized protein LOC110626004, whose translation MKASLKFREEQKPLFRAKVPLSILGLPFQSGIVAGGDFKEFTLNLATFFQSGPSIKVAYRPNDAWNPFSLIVRTGIGPLGSPMASSMLMNVEFSLLGRGNPSFMLHFKPRIGDFSIKTSQSSSFFEKSGNDVGSLPNCNCDGPIEAVEPPVMNGISVLPPPTVRTIDGALSGLEVTANTKLPVRRAVLNFRWGVGVPEEIRNGIGSITGINLRKIPFLVMNKIGIELMSGDDSKSKGAVSAATKLSSILTNADMAEACLMVKRQLEVLQAENGLLKKAVEDLRHEIAAGKLGSPVADFNSGKYRNEMRNLNGSRTERRGNEN comes from the coding sequence ATGAAAGCTTCCTTAAAGTTTCGTGAAGAACAAAAGCCGCTCTTTAGAGCCAAAGTCCCTTTAAGCATCTTAGGCTTGCCGTTCCAATCCGGAATTGTGGCCGGCGGTGACTTCAAGGAGTTCACTCTCAATCTCGCTACCTTTTTCCAATCTGGACCCTCTATCAAGGTCGCCTACCGCCCCAACGATGCCTGGAACCCTTTCTCTCTCATTGTCAGGACTGGAATTGGACCCCTCGGTTCGCCCATGGCCAGTTCCATGCTCATGAATGTTGAATTCAGTTTGCTTGGGAGGGGAAACCCTAGCTTTATGCTACATTTCAAGCCCAGGATTGGGGATTTTTCTATTAAGACATCGCAGTCTTCTTCATTCTTTGAGAAGAGTGGGAATGATGTTGGGTCTTTGCCGAATTGCAATTGTGATGGACCCATTGAAGCGGTGGAGCCTCCAGTGATGAACGGAATTTCGGTTTTGCCTCCGCCTACTGTAAGGACGATTGATGGGGCTTTGTCTGGCTTGGAAGTTACAGCAAATACGAAGCTGCCTGTGAGGAGAGCGGTGCTGAATTTCCGGTGGGGAGTTGGGGTTCCCGAGGAGATTAGGAATGGAATAGGATCTATTACTGGGATAAACCTAAGAAAGATTCCATTTTTGGTGATGAACAAGATAGGGATTGAGCTCATGAGCGGTGATGATTCGAAATCGAAAGGGGCGGTCTCCGCCGCAACGAAGTTGAGCTCGATATTGACAAATGCTGATATGGCGGAGGCTTGTTTGATGGTGAAGAGGCAACTAGAGGTTTTGCAAGCTGAGAATGGTCTACTGAAGAAAGCCGTGGAAGATCTCAGGCATGAAATTGCTGCAGGCAAATTAGGTTCGCCAGTGGCAGATTTCAATTCTGGCAAATACAGAAACGAGATGAGAAATTTAAATGGTAGTAGAACTGAAAGGAGAGGCAATGAGAATTGA